In Luteitalea sp. TBR-22, one genomic interval encodes:
- the sucD gene encoding succinate--CoA ligase subunit alpha, giving the protein MAVLIDKSTRLIVQGLTGREGTFHAKAAAAYGTNVVGGVTPGKGGTTHEGFPVFNTVADAVAKTGANASVIFVPPPFAADAIMEGADAGLELIVCITEGIPVLDTMKALHFMKGKKSRLIGPNCPGLITAGQAKAGIIPGHICTEGRVGIVSKSGTLTYEAIHQLTKLGLGQTTCIGIGGDPLIGTTFIDALELFANDAQTEAVVMIGEIGGSAEQEAAAWIQANFKKPVVGFIAGQTAPPGRRMGHAGAIISGGKGTADEKMAALSAAGVTVVKSPADIGAAIASRL; this is encoded by the coding sequence ATGGCCGTTCTGATCGACAAGTCGACCCGTCTCATCGTCCAGGGCCTCACCGGGCGCGAGGGCACCTTCCACGCCAAGGCCGCCGCGGCCTATGGCACCAACGTCGTCGGAGGCGTCACGCCCGGCAAGGGCGGCACCACCCACGAGGGCTTCCCGGTGTTCAACACCGTGGCCGACGCGGTCGCCAAGACCGGCGCCAACGCCTCGGTGATCTTCGTGCCGCCGCCGTTTGCCGCCGACGCCATCATGGAGGGCGCCGACGCCGGCCTCGAGCTGATCGTGTGCATCACCGAGGGCATCCCGGTGCTCGACACGATGAAGGCGCTCCACTTCATGAAGGGCAAGAAGAGCCGCCTAATCGGCCCCAACTGCCCGGGCCTGATCACGGCGGGGCAGGCCAAGGCCGGCATCATCCCCGGTCACATCTGCACCGAGGGCCGCGTCGGCATCGTGTCCAAGAGCGGCACGCTGACCTACGAGGCCATCCACCAGCTCACCAAGCTGGGCCTCGGCCAGACGACCTGCATCGGCATCGGTGGCGACCCGCTCATCGGCACCACCTTCATCGATGCCCTCGAGCTGTTCGCCAACGACGCGCAGACCGAGGCGGTGGTGATGATCGGCGAGATCGGCGGGTCGGCCGAGCAGGAAGCGGCCGCCTGGATCCAGGCCAACTTCAAGAAGCCGGTCGTCGGCTTCATCGCCGGCCAGACCGCGCCGCCGGGACGCCGCATGGGACACGCCGGCGCGATCATCTCCGGTGGCAAGGGCACGGCCGACGAGAAGATGGCGGCCCTGTCGGCCGCCGGCGTGACGGTGGTGAAGAGCCCGGCCGACATCGGCGCGGCGATCGCCAGCCGTCTCTAA
- the sucC gene encoding ADP-forming succinate--CoA ligase subunit beta codes for MKIHEYQAKAILARHGVPVPRGEVAFSVEEAGAIARRLGGGVTVVKAQIHAGGRGKGGGVKVVKDAAAAEEMAKQILGMTLVTHQTGPEGRKVERLLIEEGVKIAKELYLGLLVDRAAGCPVLMASAEGGMDIEEVAEKNPDAIKKVAISPVTGLTGFQARQLAFGIGLAPEHVNKAVKVMQQIYEAFVATDASLIEINPLIVTEGGDVIALDAKVTFDDNALYRHQDFRDLRDLAEEDPLEIEASKYSLNYIRLDGTIGCMVNGAGLAMATMDIIKLAGGQPANFLDVGGGANAEQIKNAFRILMSDKNVKAVLINIFGGILRCDVLAEGVIAAVTDLGVPVPIVIRMEGTNVEQGKAMLRESGLNFTTADTMGEAADKVVALAR; via the coding sequence GTGAAGATTCACGAGTATCAGGCAAAGGCCATCCTGGCCCGGCACGGCGTGCCGGTGCCCCGCGGGGAAGTCGCATTCTCGGTCGAGGAGGCGGGCGCCATCGCCCGGCGTCTCGGTGGGGGCGTGACCGTCGTCAAGGCCCAGATCCACGCAGGTGGCCGTGGCAAGGGTGGCGGCGTCAAGGTCGTCAAGGACGCGGCGGCCGCCGAGGAGATGGCCAAGCAGATCCTCGGCATGACCCTGGTGACCCACCAGACCGGCCCCGAGGGCCGCAAGGTCGAGCGCCTCCTGATCGAGGAGGGCGTCAAGATCGCCAAGGAGCTGTACCTCGGCCTCCTGGTCGACCGCGCCGCCGGCTGCCCCGTGTTGATGGCCAGCGCCGAGGGTGGCATGGACATCGAGGAGGTCGCCGAGAAGAACCCCGACGCCATCAAGAAGGTCGCCATCAGCCCGGTGACCGGCCTGACCGGGTTCCAGGCCCGCCAGCTCGCCTTCGGCATCGGCCTGGCGCCCGAGCACGTCAACAAGGCCGTCAAGGTGATGCAGCAGATCTACGAGGCCTTCGTCGCCACCGACGCCTCGCTGATCGAGATCAACCCGCTGATCGTCACCGAGGGCGGCGACGTCATCGCCCTCGACGCCAAGGTGACCTTCGACGACAACGCCCTCTACCGCCACCAGGACTTCCGCGACCTGCGCGACCTGGCCGAGGAAGACCCGCTCGAGATCGAGGCCAGCAAGTACTCGCTGAACTACATCCGCCTCGACGGCACGATCGGCTGCATGGTCAACGGCGCCGGCCTTGCCATGGCGACCATGGACATCATCAAGCTGGCCGGCGGGCAGCCGGCCAACTTCCTCGACGTCGGCGGCGGCGCCAACGCCGAGCAGATCAAGAACGCCTTCCGCATCCTGATGTCGGACAAGAACGTGAAGGCCGTGCTGATCAACATCTTCGGCGGCATCCTGCGCTGCGACGTCCTGGCCGAGGGCGTCATCGCCGCCGTCACGGACCTCGGCGTGCCGGTCCCGATCGTCATCCGCATGGAAGGCACCAACGTGGAGCAGGGCAAGGCCATGCTCCGTGAGAGCGGACTCAACTTCACCACCGCGGACACGATGGGCGAGGCGGCCGACAAGGTCGTCGCCCTGGCGCGCTAG
- a CDS encoding succinate dehydrogenase cytochrome b subunit, translating into MSSRPTFFSSTVGSKILIGLTGLLLFGFLVGHLAGNLSLLVGAEAFNAYAHKLEGLGPLLYLVEAGLVGIFFLHAGKTMLNYRRNSAARPAAYAEKKWAGHTSRKTWSSTTMALTGLFILVFVVIHIKTFKFGTWYVDEATGHRDLFRLVAEIYQNPLYVGFYVVAMGLIGMHLNHGISSAAQSLGLSNQRWGRSLVVAGRVLAVVIAGGFAVLPLFMFFAH; encoded by the coding sequence ATGTCCAGTCGCCCCACGTTCTTTTCGTCCACGGTCGGGTCCAAGATCCTCATCGGCCTCACCGGCCTCCTGCTCTTCGGGTTCCTGGTCGGGCACCTGGCCGGCAACCTGTCGCTGCTGGTCGGCGCCGAGGCGTTCAACGCCTACGCCCACAAGCTGGAAGGGCTCGGGCCACTCCTCTACCTGGTGGAGGCCGGGCTGGTCGGCATCTTCTTCCTGCACGCCGGCAAGACGATGCTGAACTACCGCCGCAACTCGGCGGCGCGTCCTGCCGCCTACGCGGAGAAGAAGTGGGCGGGCCACACGAGCCGCAAGACGTGGTCGTCGACGACGATGGCGCTCACCGGCCTGTTCATCCTGGTCTTCGTGGTCATCCACATCAAGACCTTCAAGTTCGGGACCTGGTACGTCGACGAGGCGACGGGGCATCGCGACCTGTTCCGCCTGGTCGCCGAGATCTACCAGAACCCGCTGTACGTGGGGTTCTACGTCGTGGCGATGGGGCTCATCGGGATGCACCTGAACCACGGCATCTCGAGCGCCGCGCAGTCGCTCGGGCTCTCGAACCAGCGCTGGGGCCGGTCCCTGGTGGTCGCCGGCCGGGTGCTCGCCGTGGTGATCGCCGGCGGCTTCGCAGTGCTGCCGCTGTTCATGTTCTTCGCTCACTAG
- a CDS encoding fumarate reductase/succinate dehydrogenase flavoprotein subunit yields MTLDSKVPGGPIEGKWDRHKFESKLVNPANRRKLTVLCVGTGLAGASASAALGELGYNVLTFCIHDSPRRAHSIAAQGGINAAKNYRNDGDSIYRLFYDTVKGGDYRAREANVYRLAQVSVDIIDQCVAQGVPFAREYGGLLDNRSFGGAQVSRTFYARGQTGQQLLIGAYQSMMRQVDAGTVKLMPQREMLDVVIVDGQARGIITRNLVTGELEKWAGDAVLLATGGYGTVYYLSTNAVNSNVTAAWRAHKRGALFANPCFTQIHPTCIPVSGDHQSKLTLMSESLRNDGRVWVPKNPGDKRPPQQIPEAERDYYLERRYPSFGNLVPRDVASRAAKFVCDEGRGVGDTGLSVYLDFADSINRLGKDVIKQRYGNLFDMYQKITDDNPYEVPMRIYPAVHYTMGGLWVDYNLMSTIPGLHVLGEANFSDHGANRLGASALMQGLADGYFVIPYTLSHYLANTSLKKVTTDHDAFAEAAHNAQSQITRLLSVKGSKTPRELHRQLGHVVWDYVGMSRTADGLKKALTEIPRLREEFWQNVSVPGEPNNMNKNLEYAGRVADYLEFAELLALDALTREESCGGHFREEFQTPDNEAQRNDEQFAHAAAWEFTGVGKSPVRHVEPLTFEYVKPSQRSYK; encoded by the coding sequence ATGACGCTCGACAGCAAGGTGCCTGGTGGTCCCATCGAAGGCAAGTGGGATCGTCACAAGTTCGAATCGAAGCTGGTGAACCCGGCCAACCGCCGCAAGCTCACCGTCCTCTGCGTGGGCACGGGCCTGGCCGGCGCCTCGGCGTCGGCGGCCCTCGGTGAGCTCGGCTACAACGTCCTCACCTTCTGCATCCACGACAGCCCGCGCCGCGCCCACTCGATCGCCGCGCAGGGCGGCATCAACGCCGCGAAGAACTACCGCAACGACGGCGACAGCATCTACCGGCTGTTCTACGACACGGTGAAGGGCGGCGACTATCGGGCCCGCGAGGCCAACGTGTACCGCCTCGCGCAGGTCAGCGTCGACATCATCGACCAGTGCGTGGCGCAGGGGGTGCCGTTCGCGCGCGAGTACGGCGGGCTGCTCGACAACCGCTCGTTCGGCGGCGCGCAGGTCTCGCGCACGTTCTACGCGCGTGGCCAGACGGGCCAGCAGCTGCTGATCGGCGCCTACCAGTCGATGATGCGGCAGGTCGACGCGGGCACGGTCAAGCTGATGCCCCAGCGCGAGATGCTCGACGTGGTCATCGTCGACGGGCAGGCCCGCGGGATCATCACCCGCAACCTGGTGACCGGCGAGCTGGAGAAGTGGGCTGGCGACGCGGTGCTGCTCGCCACCGGCGGGTACGGCACGGTGTACTACCTGTCCACCAACGCGGTGAACAGCAACGTGACGGCGGCCTGGCGCGCCCACAAGCGCGGGGCGCTGTTCGCCAACCCGTGCTTCACCCAGATCCACCCCACCTGCATCCCGGTGTCGGGCGACCACCAGAGCAAGCTCACGCTCATGAGCGAGAGCCTGCGCAACGACGGGCGCGTGTGGGTGCCGAAGAATCCGGGCGACAAGCGGCCGCCGCAGCAGATTCCCGAGGCCGAGCGCGACTACTACCTCGAGCGGCGGTACCCGAGCTTCGGCAACCTCGTGCCGCGCGACGTCGCCTCGCGCGCTGCCAAGTTCGTGTGCGACGAGGGCCGCGGCGTCGGCGACACCGGGTTGTCGGTGTACCTCGACTTCGCCGACTCGATCAACCGGCTCGGCAAGGACGTGATCAAGCAGCGGTACGGCAACCTGTTCGACATGTACCAGAAGATCACCGACGACAACCCGTACGAGGTGCCGATGCGGATCTACCCCGCGGTGCACTACACGATGGGTGGCCTGTGGGTGGACTACAACCTCATGTCGACCATCCCGGGCCTGCACGTGCTCGGCGAGGCGAACTTCTCCGACCACGGCGCCAACCGTCTCGGCGCGAGCGCGCTGATGCAGGGGCTGGCCGACGGCTACTTCGTCATCCCGTACACGCTCAGCCACTACCTCGCGAACACGTCGCTGAAGAAGGTGACCACCGACCACGACGCCTTCGCCGAGGCCGCCCACAACGCGCAGTCGCAGATCACGCGCCTGCTGTCGGTCAAGGGCAGCAAGACGCCGCGCGAACTGCACCGGCAGCTCGGGCACGTGGTGTGGGACTACGTCGGCATGTCGCGCACCGCCGACGGCCTGAAGAAGGCGCTGACCGAGATCCCCAGGCTCCGCGAGGAGTTCTGGCAGAACGTGTCGGTGCCGGGCGAGCCGAACAACATGAACAAGAACCTCGAGTACGCCGGCCGCGTCGCCGACTACCTCGAGTTCGCGGAGTTGCTGGCGCTCGACGCGCTGACCCGCGAGGAATCGTGCGGCGGGCACTTCCGCGAGGAGTTCCAGACGCCCGACAACGAGGCGCAGCGCAACGACGAGCAGTTCGCGCACGCGGCCGCCTGGGAGTTCACCGGCGTCGGCAAGTCGCCGGTGCGCCACGTGGAGCCGCTGACGTTCGAGTACGTCAAGCCGTCACAGCGTAGCTACAAGTAG
- a CDS encoding succinate dehydrogenase/fumarate reductase iron-sulfur subunit, whose amino-acid sequence MNLTLRVWRQPNPATPGRLVEYKAENISPDMSFLEMLDVVNEGLIKRGEEPIAFDSDCREGICGTCGCMVNGVAHGPDPGTTVCQLHMRRFRNGDTITIEPWRAAAFPVVKDLVVDRSALDRVVRAGGYVSMNVGAAPDANAIPVPKTIADEAFDAAACIQCGACVAACKNASAALFTSAKLAHLNLLPQGQAEKTRRTIRMVEQMDIEGFGACSNEGECEAVCPKEIRITNIAKMNRDYLKASLTGVR is encoded by the coding sequence CTGAATCTGACACTGCGCGTCTGGCGCCAGCCCAATCCCGCGACGCCCGGGCGGCTCGTCGAGTACAAGGCGGAGAACATCTCGCCGGACATGTCGTTCCTCGAGATGCTCGACGTCGTCAACGAGGGCCTCATCAAGCGGGGCGAGGAGCCGATTGCCTTCGACTCCGACTGCCGTGAGGGCATCTGCGGCACGTGCGGGTGCATGGTGAACGGCGTCGCCCACGGCCCCGACCCGGGCACCACGGTGTGCCAGTTGCACATGCGCCGGTTCCGCAACGGCGACACCATCACGATCGAGCCGTGGCGCGCCGCCGCCTTCCCCGTCGTCAAGGACCTCGTGGTCGATCGCAGCGCGCTCGACCGGGTGGTGCGCGCCGGCGGCTACGTCTCGATGAACGTCGGGGCGGCGCCCGACGCCAACGCCATCCCGGTGCCCAAGACGATTGCCGACGAGGCCTTCGACGCCGCCGCCTGCATCCAGTGCGGCGCGTGCGTGGCGGCCTGCAAGAACGCATCGGCGGCACTGTTCACCTCGGCCAAGCTCGCGCACCTCAACCTGCTGCCCCAGGGCCAGGCCGAGAAGACCCGACGCACGATCCGGATGGTCGAGCAGATGGACATCGAGGGCTTCGGCGCCTGCTCCAACGAGGGCGAGTGCGAAGCCGTGTGCCCGAAGGAAATCAGGATCACCAACATCGCGAAGATGAACCGCGACTACCTGAAGGCCTCGCTCACGGGCGTGAGGTAA
- a CDS encoding helix-turn-helix domain-containing protein, giving the protein MRARSFADMPCPIARSLDRVGEWWSILILREAFLGASRFDDFQRALPIAPTTLTRRLNGLVAAGLFERRGYSTRPVRHEYVLTEVGHDFRPVLIALLAWGNRHFAPEGAAVVVKDRATGRQVEPILVEAGTGHPITPRTHRIAAGPQAPDWLRARLGVGA; this is encoded by the coding sequence GTGCGCGCCCGCAGTTTTGCCGACATGCCCTGCCCCATCGCCCGCAGCCTCGACCGGGTCGGCGAGTGGTGGAGCATCCTGATCCTTCGTGAGGCCTTCCTCGGGGCCTCGCGGTTCGACGACTTCCAGCGCGCGCTGCCCATCGCGCCCACCACGCTCACCCGCCGGCTCAACGGGCTGGTCGCGGCTGGCCTGTTCGAACGCCGCGGCTACTCGACACGCCCGGTGCGCCACGAATACGTCCTGACCGAGGTCGGCCACGATTTCCGGCCGGTGCTCATCGCCCTGCTCGCCTGGGGCAACCGCCACTTCGCGCCCGAGGGCGCCGCCGTGGTCGTGAAAGACCGGGCGACCGGACGTCAGGTGGAGCCGATCCTGGTCGAGGCGGGCACCGGCCATCCGATCACGCCGCGGACCCATCGCATCGCGGCAGGTCCGCAGGCCCCCGATTGGCTGCGCGCGCGACTCGGAGTCGGCGCATGA
- the fabF gene encoding beta-ketoacyl-ACP synthase II, translating to MTRRVVVTGIGLVSPLGVGTEATWQAALQGRAGVAPITLFDASAHSTRFAAEVKGFDPLQWIERKELKKCARFIQFAIAAAHMAVDQSGLVIDEATRDRVGVSIGSGIGGFEVIEREHRTLLERGPDRVSPFFILSAIVNLAAGQVSMRFGARGPNTAVATACTTGAHAVGDAYRLIQHGQADAMICGGAEAAISPLGIAGFAAMRALSQRNDDPARASRPWDADRDGFVVGEGAGVLVLEEAEAAARRGATVLAELVGYGMSGDAHHVTAPPPDGNGVARAMRAALDDAGLRPEAIGYVNAHATSTPLGDRAEAMAIAGVFGGHAASLAVSSTKSMTGHLLGGAGALEAGLTVLALRDQVAPPTINLDRCDLEVPLDLVPHVAQPRPMTCAITNSFGFGGTNASLIFARA from the coding sequence ATGACCCGCCGCGTCGTCGTCACCGGCATCGGTCTCGTGTCGCCGCTCGGCGTCGGCACCGAGGCCACGTGGCAGGCCGCGCTGCAAGGTCGGGCGGGCGTGGCGCCGATCACGCTGTTCGACGCCAGCGCCCACTCGACCCGCTTCGCCGCCGAGGTGAAGGGCTTCGACCCGCTGCAGTGGATCGAGCGCAAGGAACTCAAGAAGTGCGCGCGCTTCATCCAGTTCGCGATCGCCGCCGCCCACATGGCCGTGGACCAGAGCGGCCTGGTCATCGACGAGGCGACGCGCGACCGCGTCGGCGTGTCGATCGGCAGCGGCATCGGCGGGTTCGAGGTGATCGAACGCGAGCACCGGACGTTGCTCGAACGCGGTCCGGATCGGGTGTCGCCCTTCTTCATCCTGTCGGCCATCGTCAACCTGGCGGCCGGCCAGGTCTCGATGCGATTCGGCGCGCGAGGCCCCAACACCGCCGTCGCCACTGCCTGCACGACCGGGGCGCATGCCGTAGGCGACGCCTACCGGCTGATCCAGCACGGACAGGCCGACGCCATGATCTGCGGCGGCGCCGAGGCCGCGATCTCGCCGCTGGGCATTGCCGGATTCGCGGCCATGCGCGCGCTCTCGCAGCGCAACGACGACCCGGCGCGCGCCAGCCGGCCGTGGGACGCCGACCGTGACGGCTTCGTGGTCGGAGAAGGGGCCGGCGTGCTCGTGCTCGAGGAGGCGGAGGCCGCCGCACGGCGCGGGGCCACCGTCCTGGCCGAACTGGTGGGCTACGGCATGAGCGGCGACGCGCATCACGTCACCGCGCCACCGCCTGACGGCAACGGCGTCGCCCGCGCGATGCGAGCGGCCCTCGACGACGCGGGGCTTCGGCCGGAGGCGATCGGCTACGTCAACGCGCACGCGACGTCCACGCCGCTCGGCGACCGGGCCGAGGCGATGGCCATCGCCGGCGTCTTCGGTGGACACGCGGCGTCACTGGCGGTGAGTTCGACCAAGTCGATGACCGGCCACCTGCTCGGCGGTGCCGGCGCGCTCGAGGCGGGCCTGACGGTCCTGGCGCTGCGGGATCAGGTCGCGCCGCCGACCATCAACCTCGATCGCTGCGACCTGGAGGTGCCACTCGACCTCGTGCCGCACGTCGCGCAGCCGCGCCCGATGACCTGCGCGATCACCAACTCGTTCGGGTTCGGGGGCACCAACGCGTCACTGATCTTCGCGCGGGCATGA
- the mdh gene encoding malate dehydrogenase, whose amino-acid sequence MNRKVTVVGGAGNVGATVARSIANRELADVVIIDIADTKAQGIALDILQTCPVEGSDTRVVGGSDYALSAGSDVVVITSGVPRKPGMSRDDLLSVNYKIMQDVTANVMKHSPDAIIIVVANPLDAMAQAVYRLSGLPRERVIGMAGVLDSARMRAFIATELSVSVENVHAFVLGGHGDTMVPLPRYSTVAGIPITELLPEDRIKAICDRTANGGAEITKLVGTSAWYAPGQSSARMVEAILKDKKLIEPCSVFLTGEYGVNDQFLGVPVKLGAKGVEQVIEITLQDDEKAALMKSAAAVKELTTVIGV is encoded by the coding sequence ATGAACCGCAAAGTGACCGTCGTCGGCGGGGCCGGCAACGTTGGCGCCACGGTGGCGCGTTCGATCGCCAACCGCGAACTGGCCGATGTCGTCATCATCGACATCGCCGACACCAAGGCGCAGGGCATCGCGCTCGACATCCTGCAGACCTGCCCGGTCGAGGGCAGCGACACCCGCGTCGTCGGCGGCAGCGACTACGCCCTGTCGGCCGGGTCGGACGTCGTCGTCATCACGTCGGGCGTGCCGCGCAAGCCGGGCATGAGCCGCGACGACCTGCTGTCGGTCAACTACAAGATCATGCAGGACGTCACGGCCAACGTGATGAAGCACTCGCCCGACGCGATCATCATCGTCGTGGCCAACCCGCTCGACGCGATGGCGCAGGCCGTCTATCGCCTCAGCGGCCTGCCGCGCGAGCGCGTGATCGGCATGGCCGGCGTGCTCGACTCGGCCCGCATGCGCGCCTTCATCGCCACCGAGCTCAGCGTGTCGGTGGAGAACGTGCACGCCTTCGTGCTCGGCGGCCACGGCGACACGATGGTGCCGCTGCCGCGCTACTCGACGGTGGCGGGGATCCCCATCACCGAACTGCTGCCCGAGGATCGCATCAAGGCGATCTGCGATCGGACCGCCAACGGCGGCGCCGAAATCACCAAGCTGGTGGGCACGAGCGCGTGGTACGCGCCGGGCCAGTCGTCGGCACGCATGGTCGAGGCCATCCTGAAGGACAAGAAGCTCATCGAGCCCTGCTCGGTGTTTCTCACCGGCGAGTACGGGGTCAACGACCAGTTCCTCGGCGTGCCCGTGAAGCTCGGCGCCAAGGGCGTGGAGCAGGTCATCGAGATCACGCTGCAGGACGATGAGAAGGCCGCGCTGATGAAGTCGGCGGCCGCGGTGAAGGAACTCACGACGGTCATCGGCGTGTAA
- the icd gene encoding NADP-dependent isocitrate dehydrogenase, whose translation MPQFTHLTAPTEGAPVTRQGNSLVVPDRPILPFIEGDGIGPDIWRASVRVFDAAVQKAYGGKRQVVWFEVLAGEKAFNTVNEWLPADTLTAFREYLVGIKGPLTTPVGGGIRSLNVALRQELDLYTCLRPVRYFQGMETPVKRPDLVDMVIFRENTEDIYAGIEFAEGTPEVETLKGLLKQAFPKPYGKIRFPDTVGLGIKPVSREGTERLVRAAIEYAIANKRKSVTLVHKGNIMKFTEGAFRDWGYELAKREFGAVELDGGPWCTLPNGIVIKDAIADAFLQQILTRPAEYDVIATLNLNGDYISDALAAQVGGIGIAPGGNINYVTGHAVFEATHGTAPKYANQDKVNPGSVILSGEMMFRFLGWGEAADLIVKGLENAIAAKTVTYDLARLIAGSTELSCSAFGDAVISHM comes from the coding sequence ATGCCGCAGTTCACGCACCTCACCGCGCCCACCGAGGGCGCGCCCGTCACCCGGCAAGGCAACTCCCTGGTCGTGCCGGATCGTCCCATCCTCCCGTTCATCGAAGGCGACGGCATCGGCCCCGACATCTGGCGGGCCAGCGTGCGTGTGTTCGACGCGGCCGTGCAGAAGGCCTACGGGGGCAAGCGCCAGGTGGTCTGGTTCGAGGTCCTCGCCGGCGAGAAGGCCTTCAACACCGTCAACGAGTGGCTGCCTGCCGACACGCTCACCGCGTTCCGCGAGTACCTGGTCGGCATCAAGGGCCCGCTCACCACGCCGGTCGGCGGCGGCATCCGCTCGCTGAACGTGGCGCTGCGCCAGGAACTCGATCTCTACACCTGCCTCCGGCCGGTGCGGTACTTCCAGGGCATGGAGACGCCGGTCAAGCGTCCCGACCTGGTCGACATGGTGATCTTCCGCGAGAACACCGAGGACATCTACGCCGGCATCGAGTTCGCCGAAGGCACGCCGGAAGTGGAGACGCTCAAGGGCCTCCTCAAGCAGGCGTTCCCGAAGCCGTACGGCAAGATCCGCTTCCCCGACACGGTGGGCCTGGGCATCAAGCCGGTGTCGCGCGAGGGCACCGAGCGCCTGGTGCGCGCCGCCATCGAGTACGCGATCGCCAACAAGCGCAAGAGCGTCACGCTCGTGCACAAGGGCAACATCATGAAGTTCACGGAAGGCGCCTTCCGTGACTGGGGCTACGAGCTCGCCAAGCGCGAGTTCGGCGCCGTGGAGCTCGATGGCGGGCCGTGGTGCACGCTGCCCAACGGCATCGTCATCAAGGACGCCATCGCCGACGCGTTCCTGCAGCAGATCCTGACGCGCCCGGCCGAGTACGACGTCATCGCCACGCTCAACCTCAATGGCGACTACATCTCCGACGCGCTGGCCGCACAGGTCGGCGGCATCGGCATCGCCCCCGGCGGCAACATCAACTACGTCACCGGCCACGCCGTGTTCGAGGCCACCCACGGCACCGCGCCCAAGTACGCCAATCAGGACAAGGTGAACCCCGGTTCCGTGATCCTGTCGGGCGAGATGATGTTCCGCTTCCTCGGCTGGGGCGAGGCGGCCGACCTGATCGTCAAGGGCCTCGAGAACGCCATCGCCGCCAAGACCGTCACCTACGATCTCGCGCGCCTCATCGCAGGCTCGACCGAGCTCTCGTGCTCGGCCTTCGGCGACGCGGTCATCAGCCACATGTAG
- the kdsB gene encoding 3-deoxy-manno-octulosonate cytidylyltransferase, whose translation MAVIPARFSSTRLPGKPLADIHGRPMIEHVYRRASEARALSRVIVATDDLRVFEAVRAFGGEVVMTSPDHRTGSERVAEVAAQLADALIVNVQGDEPTLAPAMIDDAVQACLDDPSLVMSTVRYRITDPAEIASPAVVKVVTDLRGRALYFTRAAVPFLRDPGTPVTWYKHVGLYVYRRDFLLAFAALPPTPLELSESLEQLRALEHGYAIMTVESRHEALGVDTPDDLERVRRLLATPATS comes from the coding sequence GTGGCCGTCATCCCGGCACGATTCTCTTCGACGCGACTCCCTGGCAAGCCCCTCGCCGACATCCATGGTCGGCCGATGATCGAGCACGTCTATCGTCGGGCGAGCGAGGCCCGCGCCTTGTCGCGCGTGATCGTCGCCACCGACGACCTGCGGGTGTTCGAGGCCGTGCGGGCCTTCGGCGGCGAGGTCGTGATGACCTCGCCCGACCACCGCACGGGCAGCGAGCGCGTGGCCGAAGTGGCGGCGCAACTGGCCGACGCGCTCATCGTCAACGTCCAGGGCGACGAGCCCACCCTCGCGCCGGCGATGATCGACGATGCCGTGCAGGCGTGCCTCGACGATCCGTCGCTGGTGATGAGCACGGTGCGCTACCGCATCACCGACCCGGCCGAGATCGCGAGCCCGGCCGTGGTGAAGGTCGTGACCGACCTGCGAGGGCGTGCGCTCTACTTCACGCGCGCCGCCGTGCCGTTCCTGCGCGATCCCGGCACGCCGGTGACCTGGTACAAGCACGTCGGGCTGTACGTGTACCGCCGCGACTTCCTGCTGGCGTTCGCGGCGCTCCCGCCGACGCCCCTCGAGCTGAGCGAGTCGCTCGAGCAACTGCGTGCCCTCGAGCACGGGTACGCGATCATGACCGTCGAGTCGCGACACGAGGCGCTCGGCGTGGACACCCCGGACGACCTCGAACGGGTGCGTCGCCTGCTCGCGACGCCCGCCACATCCTGA